From Solea senegalensis isolate Sse05_10M linkage group LG7, IFAPA_SoseM_1, whole genome shotgun sequence, a single genomic window includes:
- the LOC122772429 gene encoding UDP-glucuronosyltransferase 2C1-like: MKHVLFPVWTNSRCLTMVRLICCCSALLLLTLMPGVCQAGNILVFPIEGSHWINMEIMLQALHARGHNLTVLRSSKSWYVKGNSSYYNTINVQVEKSINQEVITDVLAVVLEYEKGTLPWFNFLSVNIGMIGTFIDIHRIASGFVSAMIDDQGLIRTIKDSKFDLMLTDPAWASGAILAKYLNLPLVYNVRWLLAVDAQFAIAPSPLSYVPTVGSGNTDKMNFLQRVKNMLIHLVTQSQTYLVSELAYQETVDKYLGPGNSLHQLILNADIWLMRTDFIFDYPRPTLPNVVYMGGFQCKPAKPLPEHLEEFVQSSGEHGFIIMSLGTFVSELPPDMTSEIASAFAKLPQKVIWKHKGTRPATLGNNTLLVDWMPQNDLLGHPKIKLFVAHGGTNGVQEALYHGVPVVGLPVFFDQYDNLLRLRDRGAAKTLTLATMNKDSFLEAIEEVLKDPSYRTNMQRLSRLHRDKPMKPMDTAIFWIEFVMRHKGAPHLRAQSYRLPWYSYHSVDVFLFLSGAVLLVLFTVFILMRCLYTAVCKPKVKKE, translated from the exons ATGAAGcatgttttatttcctgtgtggACGAACTCTAGATGTCTCACTATG GTGCGGCTGATCTGTTGCTGCAGTGCCTTGCTCCTGCTCACCCTCATGCCCGGAGTCTGTCAAGCTGGAAACATCCTGGTCTTTCCCATAGAAGGCAGCCACTGGATAAACATGGAAATCATGCTTCAAGCTTTGCATGCGAGAGGCCACAATTTAACTGTTCTGCGATCGAGCAAAAGCTGGTATGTCAAGGGTAATTCTTCTTATTACAATACCATCAATGTCCAAGTGGAGAAGAGCATAAATCAGGAGGTCATCACAGATGTTCTGGCCGTAGTACTTGAATATGAAAAAGGGACGCTTCCCTGGTTTAACTTTCTCTCCGTCAATATAGGAATGATTGGCACATTCATTGACATTCACAGAATAGCGAGTGGATTTGTATCAGCAATGATCGATGACCAAGGTCTGATAAGAACCATAAAGGACAGCAAATTTGACCTTATGCTCACTGACCCAGCCTGGGCAAGTGGAGCCATTTTAGCTAAATACTTAAACCTTCCTTTGGTTTATAATGTCCGCTGGCTGCTTGCTGTAGACGCTCAGTTTGCAATCGCTCCCTCACCGCTATCGTATGTTCCTACTGTAGGATCTGGCAACACTGATAAAATGAACTTTCTTCAAAGAGTTAAAAACATGCTGATACATCTCGTAACCCAATCACAAACCTATTTGGTGAGTGAGCTAGCATATCAGGAGACAGTTGACAAATATCTTGGGCCTGGTAATAGCTTACACCAGCTAATACTAAATGCAGACATCTGGCTGATGAGaactgactttatttttgattatcCGCGCCCAACTCTGCCTAATGTTGTGTACATGGGGGGGTTTCAATGTAAACCTGCGAAACCACTCCCTGAACATCTGGAGGAGTTTGTGCAGAGTTCTGGAGAGCATGGCTTCATCATCATGTCTCTGGGGACTTTTGTGAGTGAACTTCCTCCTGACATGACAAGTGAGATCGCTTCAGCTTTTGCTAAATTACCACAGAAAGTCATCTGGAAGCATAAAGGTACACGACCAGCCACTCTGGGCAACAACACTCTGCTAGTGGACTGGATGCCACAGAATGACCTCCTGGGACACCCAAAGATTAAACTATTTGTGGCTCATGGAGGAACGAACGGAGTCCAAGAAGCTTTGTATCATGGAGTCCCAGTTGTGGGACTGCCTGTGTTTTTTGACCAGTATGACAACCTGCTCCGTCTGAGAGACAGAGGTGCAGCTAAGACTCTTACATTAGCCACAATGAACAAAGACAGTTTCCTAGAAGCAATTGAGGAAGTCCTGAAGGATCCGTCCTACAGGACGAACATGCAGAGGCTCTCCAGGCTGCACAGGGATAAGCCAATGAAACCGATGGatactgccatcttctggataGAGTTTGTCATGAGACACAAAGGTGCACCTCACCTCAGAGCGCAGTCCTACAGACTACCATGGTATTCCTACCActctgtggatgtgtttttgttcctatCTGGAGCTGTCCTACTTGtgcttttcactgttttcatcttGATGAGGTGTTTGTATACTGCAGTGTGTAAACCCAAAGTGAAAAAAGAGTAA
- the chrna5 gene encoding neuronal acetylcholine receptor subunit alpha-5 isoform X3: MTTNVWMKQEWTDMKLRWNPDDYLGITTIRVPSDRLWLPDIVLYDNSDGRFEGTVTKAVVKFDGTVTWTPPANYKSACTIDVTFFPFDLQNCSMKFGSWTYDGSQVDVILEDFHVDKQDYFDNGEWEIVKATGSRGVRTDGSSSYPTITYFFIIRRLPLFYTLFLIIPCIGLSFLTILVFYLPSNGGEKISLCTSVLVSLTVFLLVIEEIIPSSSKAIPLIGEYLVFTMIFVTLSIVITVFAINIHHRSSSTHHGMAPWVRKIFLHRLPKLLCMRSHADRYAATGVAGTGGALGLGMRKDSVPELTPPLYTKHHLQAALDSIRYITMHVVKENEVREVVQDWKFVAQVLDRMFLWAFLLVSILGSALLFIPVIYKWANIIVPNHFGSVI, encoded by the exons atgaCAACCAATGTGTGGATGAAACAG GAGTGGACTGACATGAAACTCAGATGGAACCCTGACGATTATCTGGGCATCACTACTATCAGAGTCCCCTCTGACAGGCTCTGGCTTCCTGACATTGTTCTCTATGATAA CTCAGATGGACGTTTTGAAGGAACTGTCACCAAAGCTGTCGTGAAGTTTGATGGAACTGTAACATGGACACCACCAGCCAATTACAAGTCTGCCTGCACCATCGACGTCACCTTCTTCCCATTTGACCTCCAGAACTGTTCCATGAAGTTTGGCTCCTGGACGTATGATGGCTCCCAG GTTGACGTCATTCTGGAGGACTTCCATGTAGACAAACAGGACTACTTTGACAACGGTGAATGGGAGATAGTAAAGGCCACTGGCAGCCGTGGTGTGAGGACAGATGGAAGCTCCTCCTACCCCACCATCACCTACTTCTTCATCATCCGCAGGCTGCCTCTTTTCTACACCCTCTTCCTTATCATCCCATGTATTGGCCTTTCCTTCCTCACCATCCTTGTCTTCTACCTGCCGTCTAACGGCGGCGAGAAGATCTCTCTCTGCACATCAGTGCTGGTGTCGCTCACTGTCTTCCTCCTGGTCATTGAGGAGATTATCCCTTCCTCCTCCAAGGCAATCCCTCTCATCGGCGAGTACCTGGTGTTCACCATGATCTTTGTCACGCTCTCCATTGTGATCACCGTTTTTGCCATCAACATCCATCAtcgctcctcctccacacatcACGGCATGGCACCCTGGGTGAGGAAGATTTTCCTGCATCGGCTGCCAAAGCTGCTGTGCATGCGCAGCCACGCTGACCGCTACGCCGCAACAGGAGTGGCTGGGACAGGAGGAGCATTAGGACTGGGTATGAGGAAGGATTCAGTACCTGAACTCACCCCCCCACTCTACACAAAACATCACCTACAAGCAGCTTTGGATTCTATTCGATACATAACCATGCATGTggttaaagaaaatgaagtgagaGAG gTGGTACAAGACTGGAAGTTTGTAGCCCAGGTTCTTGATCGAATGTTTCTTTGGGCCTTCCTCCTGGTTTCAATCCTGGGATCTGCTCTTCTCTTTATCCCAGTTATTTACAAGTGGGCCAACATCATTGTCCCTAACCATTTTGGAAGTGTCATCTAA
- the chrna5 gene encoding neuronal acetylcholine receptor subunit alpha-5 isoform X2 codes for MMLGAGGAATFLALLLLLPLLCCCHLCHSLRVPKLSSYAKAEDKLFKYLFGSYQKWVRPVEYLNQTICVKFGLAISQLVDVEWTDMKLRWNPDDYLGITTIRVPSDRLWLPDIVLYDNSDGRFEGTVTKAVVKFDGTVTWTPPANYKSACTIDVTFFPFDLQNCSMKFGSWTYDGSQVDVILEDFHVDKQDYFDNGEWEIVKATGSRGVRTDGSSSYPTITYFFIIRRLPLFYTLFLIIPCIGLSFLTILVFYLPSNGGEKISLCTSVLVSLTVFLLVIEEIIPSSSKAIPLIGEYLVFTMIFVTLSIVITVFAINIHHRSSSTHHGMAPWVRKIFLHRLPKLLCMRSHADRYAATGVAGTGGALGLGMRKDSVPELTPPLYTKHHLQAALDSIRYITMHVVKENEVREVVQDWKFVAQVLDRMFLWAFLLVSILGSALLFIPVIYKWANIIVPNHFGSVI; via the exons ATGATGCTGGGAGCAGGAGGGGCAGCCACCTTCCtcgcactgctgctgctgctgccgttgcTGTGCTGCTGCCACCTGTGCCACTCACTGC GTGTTCCAAAGCTCTCATCTTATGCAAAAGCAGAGGACAAGCTGTTCAAATATCTCTTTGGAAGCTACCAGAAATGGGTTCGTCCAGTGGAATACCTAAACCAGACCATCTGTGTGAAGTTTGGACTGGCCATCTCCCAGCTAGTTGATGTG GAGTGGACTGACATGAAACTCAGATGGAACCCTGACGATTATCTGGGCATCACTACTATCAGAGTCCCCTCTGACAGGCTCTGGCTTCCTGACATTGTTCTCTATGATAA CTCAGATGGACGTTTTGAAGGAACTGTCACCAAAGCTGTCGTGAAGTTTGATGGAACTGTAACATGGACACCACCAGCCAATTACAAGTCTGCCTGCACCATCGACGTCACCTTCTTCCCATTTGACCTCCAGAACTGTTCCATGAAGTTTGGCTCCTGGACGTATGATGGCTCCCAG GTTGACGTCATTCTGGAGGACTTCCATGTAGACAAACAGGACTACTTTGACAACGGTGAATGGGAGATAGTAAAGGCCACTGGCAGCCGTGGTGTGAGGACAGATGGAAGCTCCTCCTACCCCACCATCACCTACTTCTTCATCATCCGCAGGCTGCCTCTTTTCTACACCCTCTTCCTTATCATCCCATGTATTGGCCTTTCCTTCCTCACCATCCTTGTCTTCTACCTGCCGTCTAACGGCGGCGAGAAGATCTCTCTCTGCACATCAGTGCTGGTGTCGCTCACTGTCTTCCTCCTGGTCATTGAGGAGATTATCCCTTCCTCCTCCAAGGCAATCCCTCTCATCGGCGAGTACCTGGTGTTCACCATGATCTTTGTCACGCTCTCCATTGTGATCACCGTTTTTGCCATCAACATCCATCAtcgctcctcctccacacatcACGGCATGGCACCCTGGGTGAGGAAGATTTTCCTGCATCGGCTGCCAAAGCTGCTGTGCATGCGCAGCCACGCTGACCGCTACGCCGCAACAGGAGTGGCTGGGACAGGAGGAGCATTAGGACTGGGTATGAGGAAGGATTCAGTACCTGAACTCACCCCCCCACTCTACACAAAACATCACCTACAAGCAGCTTTGGATTCTATTCGATACATAACCATGCATGTggttaaagaaaatgaagtgagaGAG gTGGTACAAGACTGGAAGTTTGTAGCCCAGGTTCTTGATCGAATGTTTCTTTGGGCCTTCCTCCTGGTTTCAATCCTGGGATCTGCTCTTCTCTTTATCCCAGTTATTTACAAGTGGGCCAACATCATTGTCCCTAACCATTTTGGAAGTGTCATCTAA
- the chrna5 gene encoding neuronal acetylcholine receptor subunit alpha-5 isoform X1, whose protein sequence is MMLGAGGAATFLALLLLLPLLCCCHLCHSLRVPKLSSYAKAEDKLFKYLFGSYQKWVRPVEYLNQTICVKFGLAISQLVDVDEKKQLMTTNVWMKQEWTDMKLRWNPDDYLGITTIRVPSDRLWLPDIVLYDNSDGRFEGTVTKAVVKFDGTVTWTPPANYKSACTIDVTFFPFDLQNCSMKFGSWTYDGSQVDVILEDFHVDKQDYFDNGEWEIVKATGSRGVRTDGSSSYPTITYFFIIRRLPLFYTLFLIIPCIGLSFLTILVFYLPSNGGEKISLCTSVLVSLTVFLLVIEEIIPSSSKAIPLIGEYLVFTMIFVTLSIVITVFAINIHHRSSSTHHGMAPWVRKIFLHRLPKLLCMRSHADRYAATGVAGTGGALGLGMRKDSVPELTPPLYTKHHLQAALDSIRYITMHVVKENEVREVVQDWKFVAQVLDRMFLWAFLLVSILGSALLFIPVIYKWANIIVPNHFGSVI, encoded by the exons ATGATGCTGGGAGCAGGAGGGGCAGCCACCTTCCtcgcactgctgctgctgctgccgttgcTGTGCTGCTGCCACCTGTGCCACTCACTGC GTGTTCCAAAGCTCTCATCTTATGCAAAAGCAGAGGACAAGCTGTTCAAATATCTCTTTGGAAGCTACCAGAAATGGGTTCGTCCAGTGGAATACCTAAACCAGACCATCTGTGTGAAGTTTGGACTGGCCATCTCCCAGCTAGTTGATGTG GATgagaaaaaacagctgatgaCAACCAATGTGTGGATGAAACAG GAGTGGACTGACATGAAACTCAGATGGAACCCTGACGATTATCTGGGCATCACTACTATCAGAGTCCCCTCTGACAGGCTCTGGCTTCCTGACATTGTTCTCTATGATAA CTCAGATGGACGTTTTGAAGGAACTGTCACCAAAGCTGTCGTGAAGTTTGATGGAACTGTAACATGGACACCACCAGCCAATTACAAGTCTGCCTGCACCATCGACGTCACCTTCTTCCCATTTGACCTCCAGAACTGTTCCATGAAGTTTGGCTCCTGGACGTATGATGGCTCCCAG GTTGACGTCATTCTGGAGGACTTCCATGTAGACAAACAGGACTACTTTGACAACGGTGAATGGGAGATAGTAAAGGCCACTGGCAGCCGTGGTGTGAGGACAGATGGAAGCTCCTCCTACCCCACCATCACCTACTTCTTCATCATCCGCAGGCTGCCTCTTTTCTACACCCTCTTCCTTATCATCCCATGTATTGGCCTTTCCTTCCTCACCATCCTTGTCTTCTACCTGCCGTCTAACGGCGGCGAGAAGATCTCTCTCTGCACATCAGTGCTGGTGTCGCTCACTGTCTTCCTCCTGGTCATTGAGGAGATTATCCCTTCCTCCTCCAAGGCAATCCCTCTCATCGGCGAGTACCTGGTGTTCACCATGATCTTTGTCACGCTCTCCATTGTGATCACCGTTTTTGCCATCAACATCCATCAtcgctcctcctccacacatcACGGCATGGCACCCTGGGTGAGGAAGATTTTCCTGCATCGGCTGCCAAAGCTGCTGTGCATGCGCAGCCACGCTGACCGCTACGCCGCAACAGGAGTGGCTGGGACAGGAGGAGCATTAGGACTGGGTATGAGGAAGGATTCAGTACCTGAACTCACCCCCCCACTCTACACAAAACATCACCTACAAGCAGCTTTGGATTCTATTCGATACATAACCATGCATGTggttaaagaaaatgaagtgagaGAG gTGGTACAAGACTGGAAGTTTGTAGCCCAGGTTCTTGATCGAATGTTTCTTTGGGCCTTCCTCCTGGTTTCAATCCTGGGATCTGCTCTTCTCTTTATCCCAGTTATTTACAAGTGGGCCAACATCATTGTCCCTAACCATTTTGGAAGTGTCATCTAA
- the LOC122772430 gene encoding UDP-glucuronosyltransferase 2C1-like, with translation MAHYGNTFFSAVLLSIIVLTLRPCQGGRILIVPLEGSHWVNMDFMVKALHSRGHSLDVLRTSESWYIKGDSTYYKTITVSVAEAFNHDFINPILKKIFDIERGGSSALLSFASLQVEMFTAMFNMHRIICDMATIMFKDKELMDVLKERKYDMVLTDPAWGAGIMLAHALNLPLVYNVRWVTSGEGHLAIAPSPLSYIPITGSGLSDKMSFIQRVKNHIFYALWQAQDGFLYSPQYQAVCDAFFGPEVKYTDLLRGADLWLMRADFVFEFPRPTMPNVVYIGGFQCKPSEPLPEHLEEFVQSSGEHGFIIMSLGTFVSELPADVTSEIAAAFAKLPQKVIWKHKGERPATLGNNTLLVDWMPQNDLLGHPKIKLFVAHGGTNGVQEAMYHGVPVVGLPVFFDQYDNLLRLRDRGAAKMVTLATVNKDNFLEAIEEVLKDPSYRTKMQRLSRLHRDKPMKPMDTAIFWIEFVMRHKGAAHLRTESYRMPWYSYHSVDVVLFLFAVVLLIFGTFAALIRCLCFKFCLRAKIKSD, from the coding sequence ATGGCACACTATGGAAACACTTTCTTCTCCGCAGTCCTTTTATCCATCATCGTCTTGACATTGAGACCATGTCAGGGCGGCAGGATTTTGATTGTTCCTTTGGAAGGAAGCCACTGGGTGAACATGGATTTCATGGTTAAAGCACTCCACTCTCGGGGACACTCTCTTGATGTGCTACGGACCAGTGAGAGCTGGTATATCAAGGGTGACTCGACGTACTACAAGACAATCACAGTGTCTGTCGCTGAAGCCTTTAATCATGACTTTATCAACCCAATCCTGAAAAAGATCTTTGACATAGAGAGAGGCGGTAGCTCTGCTTTGTTAAGTTTTGCCAGTTTGCAAGTTGAGATGTTTACTGCAATGTTTAACATGCATAGAATAATATGCGACATGGCTACTATTATGTTTAAAGATAAAGAGCTGATGGATGTTTTAAAGGAGCGTAAATATGACATGGTCCTTACTGACCCAGCATGGGGAGCAGGTATCATGTTGGCTCATGCTCTTAATCTACCTCTTGTTTATAATGTGCGATGGGTGACTAGTGGAGAAGGACATTTGGCCATTGCACCTTCCCCTTTATCCTATATCCCAATAACTGGCTCAGGGCTGTCAGATAAAATGAGTTTCATACAGAGagttaaaaatcacattttctatGCCCTTTGGCAAGCACAGGATGGGTTTTTATACAGCCCCCAGTATCAAGCTGTGTGTGATGCATTCTTTGGCCCTGAGGTCAAATACACTGACTTACTACGCGGAGCAGACCTGTGGCTTATGAGAGCtgactttgtgtttgagtttccTCGCCCAACAATGCCCAATGTTGTCTATATAGGTGGATTTCAATGTAAACCTTCAGAACCACTCCCTGAACACCTGGAGGAGTTTGTGCAGAGTTCTGGAGAGCATGGCTTCATCATCATGTCTCTGGGGACGTTTGTGAGTGAACTTCCTGCTGACGTGACAAGTGAGattgctgctgcttttgctaAATTACCACAGAAAGTCATCTGGAAGCATAAAGGTGAACGACCAGCCACTCTGGGCAACAACACTCTGCTAGTGGACTGGATGCCACAGAATGACCTCCTGGGACACCCAAAGATTAAACTATTTGTGGCTCATGGAGGAACAAACGGAGTACAAGAAGCTATGTATCATGGAGTCCCAGTTGTGGGACTGCCTGTGTTTTTTGACCAGTATGACAACCTGCTCCGTCTGAGAGACAGAGGTGCAGCTAAGATGGTTACATTAGCCACAGTGAACAAAGACAATTTCCTAGAAGCAATTGAGGAAGTCCTGAAGGATCCGTCCTACAGAACAAAAATGCAGAGACTATCCAGGCTGCACAGGGATAAGCCAATGAAACCGATGGatactgccatcttctggataGAGTTTGTCATGAGACACAAAGGTGCCGCTCATCTGAGAACAGAGTCCTACAGAATGCCCTGGTATTCCTACCACTCTGTAGATGTGGTGTTGTTCTTGTTTGCAGTTGTGCTGCTCATTTTTGGCACATTTGCTGCCTTAATAAGGTGTTTGTGCTTTAAATTCTGTTTGAGAGCAAAaattaaaagtgattaa